The region aaaagaaattcgTCAAGGTGCACACTGCAAAGAAGGCATTATGCACCATATGTGGTAAATCATTGAAAACGCAAGCAAGTCTAGAGCGCCACCAATCAAGAGTACATGCCAATGAGAGACTACAAGTGATCTGCACTGACCAGAAGCGTTTCAGGTGCGAGATATGTCACAAATTCTTAGCTAATAAGTTGTCTCTTAAAACGCATGTTACTATGGTGCACGATGGTGATAATCAAATAAAATTCCAATGCAACGTGTGTGGGAAATCGTTAAAAACAAAACCAAGTCTACGATACCACATGTCCAGAGTTCACGGCAAGGAGAAACCCTTTAAATGTGATGTTTGTAATGTATGCTATGCCAATAATTATACGCTTCAAAATCACCTGTTAACCCACGCCAAGAATAAAGTCACATTTCCATGTGTATACTGCGGCAAAACTTTCACAAAAGCACAGCGTACGAAAGCTCACATTGTCAGAAATCATCGCAAAGGGATATCCTTCCAATGCAAGATTTGTGAGGACAGTTTTAGCCAGAAGCGAATGCTGAATGCTCATGTCAGGGACCACTCTAAGAGGTTACAATGTAAGCATTGTCACAAATGGTTTGTAAGAAAAAGTCAACGTGATCAACACTTGCTTCTCCATACTACCAAGGTGCTATTAAGTTGTAAATTTTGTCCAAAACCATTTCTAACTAAGACGTGTCTTCGAAAGCATATTTCATGGCATCATGTCAAAGACAGATGCTATCAGTGTAAATATTGCGAGAAACGGTTTGCGCTTGCTAGCCTAATGAGGGCGCATGTAGGTTCAGTGCATGGCAAATTAGGATTTAGAAGATGGAGAAGACATGCGGCGTGTGTGGTGGTTCCTCCTTGGTGCATTGCCAAAGAGAGAGGCTTGTTTTGTACATATTGCCATAAACTATTTAGTTCGCGGCAGGCTGTAATCTATCACATTCGATTACGTCACACTAACGAGAAACCGTACAAATGCGACATTTGTCAGAAAGCGTTTCATCGTAAAGATCACCTGAAAGACCACGTCATGAATCACGGCAACGAAAAGCCATTCAAATGTAAGATGTGTCTCAAAAGCTTCGCACGTAAACGTGGCCTGAAGAACCACGAGTTACTCCACAAGCCGCGTACACGGCATCAGTGCGAGATATGTAAGAAACATTTTCTGGCGAAGACCTACCTCTGGCAGCATGTTTCACGGATGCACCCGGATAAGACGCCATTTTCCTGCGAAATCTGCCAGAAACCGTTTGCAAAACAAAAATTTCTTAACATCCATATGAAATTTCACACGAAAAAACACCATTGCGAGCTGTGTGACAAACGATTTGCACATAGTACAAACCTTGGTTACCATATGAAAGCGCATCATGGTAGTAAACAGAAGCCCTACAAATGTCATATTTGTAACTTGAGTTACACAGTGAGGTCCTCACTCACAAGACACAATGCAAATGTTCACTACATAAACGCATCTTTCCGATGCTGTGGAAAAGAGCTAACATCAAAGCAGTTTTTGAAAGCTCACTTAACCACTCATAATAAAGGTAATAAATTAATGAGATGCGCAATGTGTTGTAGGCGTTTTCTGTCAAAGTTTGCGCTTTTGACACACTGTAGAGGGCATAGCAAAGGAAAGGTCTTACGATGCCAGTACTGTCAGGTACGCTGTGCACAGAAAAGCCAACTGGACCAGCACATGCTTCAACATAGCAATGAAGATATTTTATGTTGTGTGCTCTGTCAGAGAACATTTATAACGAGGGAAGGGTTGTCAAACCACATGTCATGGAGTCATATCAGAGACAAATGCTATGGGTGTAAGATGTGCAAGAAACAGTTTGTGCTTAGTAATCTACTGAAAGCTCACATCCTAACAGTTCATAATGGTAGGAAGTCGGTTAAAAGCTTCAAgcagaagacaagttggaaatgTATGGTGAAAAATTTGGATTACTGTCTGCAGATTAAACTTGTGAAGCAGAAGGCACCATTGAACCACGCCTGCATCGTCTGTCAAAAAAGATATGCTTCAAAAGGGCATCTTAGACAACACATGATGACTCATTCAGGCGAGAAGACATTTTCATGTGATTTTTGTCATAAGCATTTTGCCAATAAGTATCACAAGAGGGCTCACACTAAAAGAGTTCACACGAGGGCCCCGCCAAAAATCACGTGCACACAGTGCGACAAAAAATTACATACCAATGGAGAACTACAACGTCACATTAAACGCTATCACACTAGCAATGTGCAGGTCAAGTGTGAGTTGTGCCATAAATTATATCGGGATGTAGATTCGCTTCAGCAGCATATGAATTCACATAACGGTGAGATATTTCAGTGTGAAATATGCGGAAGTTCCTCGCATCTAAGCATTCATTACAATATCACGTTAAACTTTACATAAGAGGGAACACCAGTGTAATGTCTGCAAGGTCAAAGTTGAATCGGAAAGTCTGCTCAAAGAACATATGAATATTCATATCACCTCCCACGCATTTCAATGTGATCACTGTCACAAACGCTACCCGACTCGAGATTCTTATACACAACACTTACGTAGACATGCAAAACTTTACCCGTGCACAATATGTTCAAAGACTTGTGTGACTAATGCTGCTTTACAACAACATATGGCCACCCATAGCGATGAAAGACCCTATCCTTGCAAGTTGTGTCCGAGCAAGTTCAAATCTCAGAGCAACCTGCGATTTCATGTGAATTGCAAGCACTCTGATAAGCGACCACATGTATGTGGGTTTTGTCAAAGTTCTTTTAAGACACGTCCACAATATAATAGTCATTTGCTGAAGGCCCATAACCAGACAATTTGAtgacacaatggcctcatcccaatggcatagttcaataacctcaattaatcatagtgtaaaatttgacctcaagttgctgagtatgagtttttatacccaaattttcaaaggtcattcaattagtatgcaaatgtattggggttaaagaattgtgccggatagatgagcatgttatggatcctagtaTGAGTTATTTTGGCATGTGAtggtaaaagtggaaattttcgtgcgATAAATTTGttgcgctttgccaattttgaactgtttcctttgtttttaaattcatgattctAAGTATCCTAACATTGGCCTATACACAAAAGCAATATATTTGCGCATTGTTATTTTTGCTGTAAAAATTTtgtgtgaaaataaatgtagcgcaaaaatttccacttttacggtATGTTGAAAgagattaggggctgtgcaataattacactggccaacaaaatttaactttttttctggtgacttggatttaagagttgtttttaactaatttggggtcgctgatttcaaatatggcatcagtttttccctatcaggtcaagtttttttctatgacaaatggtgaaatttcatgaattactatttagaacacatatgtttaataagcaaggacaggatgagttatacttttttttttgccatgttTGTCTTAAAATATTGTACATGATACATGATGACTGATAAATAcagcttttaagcttttaaaatagcagacaatcataccttcccatgatgctttgcaccacataatggagctctgaaacacatggaatcttgtatatttctacatgatttatagtcatagagtgaaaatttgacgtgatatgcaaaaactaatgctatatttgaaatcggcgacccaaaattacctaaaaacaactctcaaaccaaagtcaccaaaaactgtGTTGGGCAGTGTTATGAGCCTCCCAGGGGTATAATTTTcaaatggcatgccaaaaaaaaaattgctccccctTGGTCTGCCAACAAATTGCTACCCCCACCCCCCGGTCTGCTCAAAAAATTTGTCCCCCCTTTTCATATGCCAAATTTatgggttcccaatttgcaaactttaaatggtccctgaacatgtttaaaacaaaactgccaagaggttacttaggaggttttgctttaaacatgtttagggcCCAAtgataggtttttcctgcccaacaacaaaTATATTTGATTGCTTCTGTAGTGTTTTCCTGTAGTGTAGCCTTTTTAGAGTGCATTACATGTAAAAAGGTGCcctgtaaatgtgtgccaaaaattgcttgcccctctcaGCTCTCCATAAGATTGGTTGTATGTGTAGGCTGTAATACTGTAATACTGTAATACATGTGGTTGGGAGCAAatgacaaattgggctattccatataataTCCACACTccgcctgtggaagattttggcaataccttccacagggggagtatgaatttcaaatgaaatgaacacattaggcaattccatttgcatttcatacaccctctgagaaagattcgacctgaatcttccacagagggagggtgagtttgaaATGGAGCtggctaatgtgttcatttcatttaatattcatactcccccctgtggaagtcttcgacaggagtagtgtggattttaaatggaatagcccatttgtctacttttgaaattcatgcttcctctgtggaagattgagTAGGTCATGATTCCATACAGGgtttatagatttcaactggaatagcccaatgcagcacCTACATGCAGAGGTCCTG is a window of Amphiura filiformis chromosome 2, Afil_fr2py, whole genome shotgun sequence DNA encoding:
- the LOC140145392 gene encoding uncharacterized protein, with product MVKLAFPDDLITTLLDWLKIGHNIYFNQSAGSSHRVKMDLEDHIKRYMLNAQSSDKILKCCYCPHTFTQTDYLKMHEWTHEINEGKTEMKVTKKTTPRTQKSYQCQHCKKHFNEMDNIKIHVRQCHMKTPKDRISRCEKEVQEEHVRSKTKEEQTSSKAEIYEELIEPKKKSDDAKKIIFKDHVRRLEKKVNEEHVRRPKTKIPEEQTSSDRSKEKIPEEQTSSDDVEIYEELVEPKKSFDSSALTHSTKKKSDHSKKSFDSSALTHSTKMKSDDAKKSFDSSALTHSTKKKSDDAKKIIFRRTNMYERKIASPSSKSVPNVRYEAESDSDWDSDDLVQPIESCENHVVTRSAKKSDDAKNIVIRRTNMYESQVVHNARKTITETQTTHTVLRTPGICTVCGKSIKTQDRLEYHQHVCNAHSDDITHDAKRKSDDAKEFIEVNIAKKVLCTICGKSLKTQASLERHQSRVHANEKKKFVKVHTAKKALCTICGKSLKTQASLERHQSRVHANERLQVICTDQKRFRCEICHKFLANKLSLKTHVTMVHDGDNQIKFQCNVCGKSLKTKPSLRYHMSRVHGKEKPFKCDVCNVCYANNYTLQNHLLTHAKNKVTFPCVYCGKTFTKAQRTKAHIVRNHRKGISFQCKICEDSFSQKRMLNAHVRDHSKRLQCKHCHKWFVRKSQRDQHLLLHTTKVLLSCKFCPKPFLTKTCLRKHISWHHVKDRCYQCKYCEKRFALASLMRAHVGSVHGKLGFRRWRRHAACVVVPPWCIAKERGLFCTYCHKLFSSRQAVIYHIRLRHTNEKPYKCDICQKAFHRKDHLKDHVMNHGNEKPFKCKMCLKSFARKRGLKNHELLHKPRTRHQCEICKKHFLAKTYLWQHVSRMHPDKTPFSCEICQKPFAKQKFLNIHMKFHTKKHHCELCDKRFAHSTNLGYHMKAHHGSKQKPYKCHICNLSYTVRSSLTRHNANVHYINASFRCCGKELTSKQFLKAHLTTHNKGNKLMRCAMCCRRFLSKFALLTHCRGHSKGKVLRCQYCQVRCAQKSQLDQHMLQHSNEDILCCVLCQRTFITREGLSNHMSWSHIRDKCYGCKMCKKQFVLSNLLKAHILTVHNGRKSVKSFKQKTSWKCMVKNLDYCLQIKLVKQKAPLNHACIVCQKRYASKGHLRQHMMTHSGEKTFSCDFCHKHFANKYHKRAHTKRVHTRAPPKITCTQCDKKLHTNGELQRHIKRYHTSNVQVKCELCHKLYRDVDSLQQHMNSHNGEIFQCEICGSSSHLSIHYNITLNFT